From Plodia interpunctella isolate USDA-ARS_2022_Savannah chromosome 18, ilPloInte3.2, whole genome shotgun sequence, a single genomic window includes:
- the Fcp1 gene encoding RNA polymerase II subunit A C-terminal domain phosphatase, giving the protein MADKTMSIFVPSEKPVKVNKWKIKQGAFVSQGQILFLYNDSSGSNTELKKYKVVRAGTISSIKVKEGDIVEPGTPVAELEECRHPTVMKEMCAECGADLRVDVGPKRDVAVVPMVHSVPELKVSEELAQKLGREDAERLLKDRKLVLLVDLDQTLVHTTNDNIPPNLKGVLHFFLRGPGSPGRWCHTRFRPRTKEFLESASKNYELHVCTFGARQYAHAIADLLDPEKKYFSHRILSRDECFDARTKSANLKALFPCGDNMVCIIDDREDVWRHASNLIHVRPYSFFQCTGDINAPPGADDKTRLIIGKNGSKPSVINQMPTLDLEPDQKGDSTDKSEEKKCEAADDVENGKTLSKDKAKPSEEKNDEEIDRIDEAEPRWVETSDGQIEVEDPDDYLIYLEDILKRIHKHFYDLYDKAENKRIPDLKLVIPEVKCEVLSGASLVFSGLVPTHQRLETSRAYLVARSLGAEVTQDFTENTTHLVAVRAGTAKVNASRRLGEGKANKLHVVTPEWLWACAERWERVDERLYPLQRGGQSSSRRPPPHCSSPPPAPRRRTASGRFMDTLNPLLSFSSDDIADMDREVEDIFNESDESSSDESKPNEDDLDDEENPPEDRLLSVETEEDTQDRLQDTLGLGSSDSDIEDGTRPRKRARAASPASDDEPPDDDDSSWNLMGAALEREFLAQD; this is encoded by the exons ATGGCTGACAAAACTATGTCTATTTTTGTTCCATCTGAAAAGcctgtaaaagtaaataaatggaaaattaaaCAAGGTGCATTTGTTTCGCAAggccaaatattatttttgtacaatgaTTCGTCTGGCAGTAATACCGAATTGAAGAAATATAAGGTTGTGCGCGCTGGTACTATCTCGTCGATCAAGGTGAAGGAAGGAGACATTGTAGAGCCTGG AACACCTGTAGCAGAGTTGGAAGAATGTCGTCACCCAACGGTGATGAAGGAGATGTGCGCAGAGTGTGGAGCAGACCTTCGCGTCGACGTTGGCCCCAAACGGGATGTTGCAGTGGTCCCCATGGTTCACTCTGTACCTGAGCTCAAG gTGTCAGAAGAATTGGCACAGAAACTAGGCCGTGAAGATGCAGAGCGTCTTTTGAAAGACCGAAAGTTGGTACTGCTTGTGGATTTGGATCAAACTTTGGTTCACACAACCAATGATAATATACCACCGAATTTAAAG GGTGtattacatttctttttaCGAGGTCCCGGAAGCCCGGGTCGTTGGTGCCACACTAGATTTCGGCCACGAACAAAAGAGTTTTTGGAGTCTGCTTCTAAGAACTACGAGTTGCATGTATGCACATTCGGAGCTCGGCAATATGCCCATGCTATTGCTGACCTTTTGGATCCAGAGAAGAAGTATTTCTCCCATAGAATTTTGTCCAGAGATGAATGCTTCGACGCTAGAACAAAGTCTGCTAATTTAAA AGCGCTATTTCCTTGCGGTGACAACATGGTGTGCATTATTGACGACCGCGAAGATGTGTGGCGCCACGCCAGTAACCTGATACATGTCAGGCCATACTCATTCTTCCAATGCACAGGGGATATTAATGCCCCACCAGGAG CTGATGATAAGACAAGATTAATAATTGGCAAGAATGGTTCAAAACCTTCAGTTATCAATCAAATGCCGACATTAGACCTAGAGCCAGATCAAAAAGGAGACAGCACTGACAAAAGTGAAGAGAAGAAATGTGAAGCAGCAGATGATGTTGAAAATGGTAAAACACTCTCTAAGGACAAGGCAAAACCCAGTGAAGAAAAGAATGATGAAGAAATTGATAGGATAGATGAGGCTGAACCTCGCTGGGTGGAGACATCCGATGGTCAAATAGAAGTGGAAGACCCTGATgattatttgatatatttggaAGACATACTGAAAAGGATACACAA acatTTTTACGATCTCTACGACAAGGCAGAAAACAAGCGAATTCCAGATCTCAAATTGGTGATACCTGAAGTGAAATGCGAAGTGCTGTCTGGAGCCAGTCTAGTATTCAGTGGTTTGGTGCCAACACACCAGAGATTGGAGACATCCAGAGCTTATTTAGTGGCAAGGAGTTTGGGGGCAGAAGTCACTCAAGACTTCACTGAAAATACCACACATTTAGTTGCAGTTAGAGCAG GAACAGCGAAAGTGAACGCAAGCAGAAGACTAGGTGAAGGCAAAGCGAACAAGCTTCATGTGGTGACGCCCGAGTGGCTGTGGGCGTGCGCCGAGCGCTGGGAGCGCGTGGACGAGCGTCTGTACCCGCTGCAGAGGGGGGGACAG AGCAGCAGCCGACGGCCGCCGCCGCACTGCAGCTCcccgccgcccgcgccgcgGCGCCGCACAGCCTCGGGCCGCTTCATGGACACGCTCAACCCGCTGCTGTCCTTCTCCAGCGACGACATCGCCGACATGGACCGCGAG GTAGAGGATATCTTCAATGAATCGGATGAGAGTTCGTCAGACGAATCGAAACCCAATGAGGATGACCTCGATGATGAGGAGAATCCTCCCGAAGACCGATTGCTGTCTGTTGAAACCGAAGAGGACACGCAGGACCG